A genomic window from Silene latifolia isolate original U9 population chromosome 11, ASM4854445v1, whole genome shotgun sequence includes:
- the LOC141613979 gene encoding uncharacterized protein LOC141613979, with translation MDRRGSEKDKARIGEDLRLFCRRKLWKLPGPQTWKILVWKIVTNTLSVGNNFRKRNIGFDANCKLCLTNDMSMETMEHLFRDCPVSRRLWACSELGIHAELGSHLCITKWLIEWISYLGKLEGGDARVVRFLAMIWCLWSIRNKILFQGLTFHPLRFYNLWAQLVGTADQAMKTSDKEVLTTMVSSGISRTDSMLWIRDSKPICIVGKIRNCDYVRVMVDVGWRGIEKAGIGWEGILGNGQRCCSEVRKIRAESPLQAEGLGVLAVMLWAQEQGIRHLEISTDCISIVYQLAGIERTHHLLKALLKDVFEAAAFFHCLAISFIPRSFNKRAHGLACKAMDS, from the coding sequence ATGGATCGTCGAGGATCGGAAAAAGACAAGGCAAGAATAGGGGAGGACTTACGCTTGTTTTGCAGGCGAAAATTATGGAAATTGCCGGGGCCTCAGACATGGAAAATCCTGGTCTGGAAAATTGTAACAAACACTCTTTCGGTAGGAAATAATTTTAGGAAAAGGAATATTGGGTTTGACGCAAATTGCAAGCTATGTTTGACAAACGATATGAGCATGGAAACGATGGAACACTTATTTCGTGACTGTCCTGTGTCACGAAGATTATGGGCTTGTTCAGAGCTCGGAATACATGCTGAATTGGGCTCGCATTTGTGTATTACGAAATGGCTAATTGAATGGATTTCGTATTTAGGAAAATTGGAAGGTGGAGATGCTCGGGTGGTCCGGTTTTTGGCGATGATTTGGTGCCTATGGAGTATTCGGAATAAAATACTCTTCCAAGGTTTGACCTTCCATCCACTAAGGTTCTATAATTTATGGGCGCAATTGGTTGGGACGGCAGATCAGGCGATGAAGACAAGTGATAAGGAAGTACTCACTACAATGGTCTCCTCAGGTATATCAAGAACGGATAGTATGCTGTGGATCAGAGATAGTAAACCGATTTGTATTGTGGGTAAAATAAGAAATTGTGACTATGTAAGGGTTATGGTGGATGTTGGATGGAGGGGGATTGAGAAAGCGGGGATTGGTTGGGAGGGTATACTAGGGAATGGGCAAAGATGTTGCAGTGAGGTGAGGAAGATTAGAGCGGAGTCACCTTTACAAGCTGAGGGATTGGGGGTGTTAGCGGTTATGTTATGGGCTCAGGAACAAGGCATACGACACTTAGAGATCTCTACGGACTGCATTTCTATTGTCTATCAGCTAGCTGGGATTGAACGAACGCATCATCTCCTTAAAGCGCTACTAAAGGATGTTTTTGAGGCTGCCGCTTTTTTTCATTGTTTAGCTATTAGTTTTATTCCTAGATCGTTTAATAAAAGAGCACATGGTCTTGCATGTAAGGCTATGGATAGTTAG